A portion of the Thalassotalea sp. LPB0316 genome contains these proteins:
- the ruvB gene encoding Holliday junction branch migration DNA helicase RuvB yields the protein MIEADRLIQPIATPEEEGVDRAIRPKLLADYKGQDHVKSQMEIFIPAAKKRDEALDHLLIFGPPGLGKTTLANIVANEMGVSIRTTSGPVLEKAGDLAALLTNLEEGDVLFIDEIHRLSPVVEEVLYPAMEDYQLDIMIGEGPAARSIKLDLPPFTLIGATTRAGALTSPLRDRFGIVQRLEFYKVEDLTDIVTRSAHFLNLTIDHGGALEVARRSRGTPRIANRLLRRVRDYADVKTGGVVNQACAAKALNMLEIDTEGFDLMDRKLLEAIIDKFMGGPVGLDNIAAAIGEERETIEDVIEPFLIQQGFLQRTPRGRIATDRAYQHFGIDKPV from the coding sequence ATGATTGAAGCCGATAGACTGATCCAACCCATTGCCACCCCTGAAGAAGAAGGTGTCGATCGCGCGATTCGCCCTAAATTGCTTGCCGATTATAAAGGCCAAGATCACGTCAAATCTCAAATGGAAATCTTTATTCCAGCTGCCAAAAAACGCGACGAAGCGTTAGATCATTTATTGATCTTTGGTCCGCCGGGGTTAGGTAAAACCACATTGGCTAATATCGTTGCCAATGAAATGGGCGTGAGTATTCGCACAACCTCTGGCCCTGTGCTGGAAAAGGCCGGTGATTTAGCCGCGTTGTTGACTAACCTTGAGGAAGGCGATGTCTTGTTTATTGATGAAATTCATCGTTTAAGCCCTGTGGTTGAAGAGGTGCTTTATCCGGCGATGGAAGACTACCAACTCGATATTATGATCGGCGAGGGGCCTGCGGCGCGATCGATTAAACTTGATTTACCACCATTTACGTTAATTGGCGCGACCACCCGTGCTGGCGCGTTAACTTCTCCGCTAAGAGATCGCTTTGGTATTGTTCAGCGTCTTGAGTTTTATAAAGTTGAAGACTTAACCGATATTGTTACTCGCAGTGCGCACTTTCTTAATCTGACCATAGACCACGGCGGTGCATTAGAAGTTGCCCGTCGTTCACGCGGTACACCGCGAATCGCCAACCGCTTGTTACGACGTGTGCGCGATTATGCCGATGTAAAAACCGGTGGTGTGGTTAACCAAGCTTGTGCTGCTAAAGCGCTTAATATGTTAGAGATCGATACCGAAGGATTCGATCTTATGGACAGGAAATTACTCGAAGCCATCATAGATAAATTTATGGGTGGGCCGGTAGGCTTAGACAATATTGCCGCAGCCATTGGTGAAGAACGTGAAACAATAGAAGACGTTATCGAGCCATTTTTAATTCAACAAGGCTTTTTACAAAGAACGCCACGGGGACGTATTGCAACTGATCGCGCATATCAACATTTTGGCATTGATAAGCCGGTATAA
- a CDS encoding transposase, whose protein sequence is MRYKSRKQYSECYKMDVVRQSVESIETLPEFAKRVGINVHMIQRWRKKYLSSDPIVPVELKKLKGPDKSYKQLEKENERLKKQLERANEDIEILKKAEEFFKEKRQKNSSS, encoded by the coding sequence ATGCGATACAAATCTCGAAAACAATACAGTGAATGCTATAAGATGGATGTTGTAAGACAATCTGTTGAAAGCATTGAAACTCTCCCAGAGTTTGCCAAGCGAGTTGGCATAAATGTTCACATGATACAGCGGTGGCGTAAAAAATACCTTTCATCAGATCCAATAGTTCCAGTGGAGTTAAAAAAATTGAAAGGTCCTGATAAAAGCTACAAACAACTTGAAAAAGAAAATGAACGTTTAAAGAAACAACTTGAACGTGCGAATGAAGATATTGAAATCCTAAAAAAGGCGGAAGAGTTCTTCAAGGAAAAACGGCAGAAAAATTCGAGTTCATAG
- a CDS encoding IS3 family transposase, translating into MEQIRTPGDTLHLCKLLDVSSSGFYAYFKRGTSKRDASNAELLRAIDKIIQISEGAFGYRQIHEQLLAEGYQASPNRVQRLLQAQHYRAVMSRKQKRYPKVSRINTRPNLLNREFLPKSVNQVWATDITQVYCREGWLYVCVIIDLYSRAVLGYSQGRAATSDLVKKAYLNAKRFSKLSNLNGVLCHSDQGSQYKSDLIVRWLNAQGAIISMSRKGNCWDNACVESFFSLMKQQWLHPQGVQPLKYMSQRVTGYIENIYNRFRVHGTHGEVPLARYLRAS; encoded by the coding sequence ATAGAGCAAATTCGAACGCCTGGAGATACTCTTCACTTGTGTAAACTGCTAGATGTATCAAGCTCTGGTTTTTATGCGTACTTTAAGCGTGGCACATCGAAAAGAGATGCAAGCAACGCTGAGTTATTACGTGCAATAGACAAGATAATTCAAATATCTGAAGGGGCATTTGGCTACCGGCAGATTCATGAGCAATTACTTGCTGAAGGCTATCAAGCAAGCCCTAATAGGGTTCAACGCCTATTACAGGCACAGCACTATCGTGCTGTTATGTCTCGAAAACAAAAGCGCTACCCTAAGGTTAGCCGTATTAACACACGGCCCAATTTATTAAACCGAGAGTTTTTACCTAAATCAGTAAATCAAGTTTGGGCGACGGATATTACGCAAGTTTATTGTCGTGAAGGTTGGCTGTATGTTTGCGTCATTATCGATTTATATTCTCGAGCTGTGCTTGGTTACAGTCAAGGGCGCGCAGCAACTTCGGATTTAGTTAAAAAGGCGTATTTGAATGCAAAGCGTTTTAGTAAGCTCAGTAACTTAAATGGTGTTCTTTGTCATTCAGACCAAGGCTCTCAATATAAAAGTGACTTGATCGTTCGGTGGCTAAATGCTCAAGGTGCTATAATTAGTATGTCTCGTAAGGGAAACTGTTGGGATAATGCTTGTGTTGAAAGCTTTTTCTCACTCATGAAACAACAATGGCTACACCCACAAGGGGTACAGCCATTGAAATACATGAGTCAAAGGGTTACGGGTTATATTGAAAATATTTATAACCGATTTAGAGTGCATGGCACTCATGGAGAAGTACCATTAGCTCGATACTTACGAGCAAGTTAA
- the ybgC gene encoding tol-pal system-associated acyl-CoA thioesterase — protein sequence MSDSCFQFPIRVYYEDTDAGGIVYYANYLKFCERARTEWLRALGVNQIKFLEQNIGFVVTKVAMNNIASARLDDLLTVTTQIKQLKRASIIFTQQIINQNDTKLCEVEVNVACVDFNKNKPVAIPSFILGALESVS from the coding sequence ATGTCTGATTCCTGTTTTCAATTCCCTATCAGAGTGTATTACGAAGACACTGACGCGGGTGGGATTGTCTATTACGCTAACTATTTAAAATTTTGTGAAAGGGCGCGCACTGAATGGCTGCGTGCGCTAGGTGTAAACCAAATAAAGTTTTTAGAACAAAACATAGGTTTTGTTGTCACAAAAGTAGCGATGAATAATATTGCATCTGCGCGACTGGACGATTTATTAACAGTGACGACTCAAATTAAGCAACTAAAACGCGCTTCGATTATTTTTACACAGCAAATTATCAATCAAAACGACACAAAGCTGTGTGAAGTCGAAGTAAATGTCGCCTGTGTTGACTTTAATAAAAATAAGCCTGTTGCAATTCCATCTTTTATCTTAGGAGCTTTAGAAAGTGTCAGCTGA